The following proteins come from a genomic window of Pseudomonas putida:
- a CDS encoding GntR family transcriptional regulator: MVANSLDSFIVPDKHRHKTAMDYVVESLREGILSGAIAEGTALRQEELASKFGLSRMPVRDAIRQLEAEGLVTYEVHKGASVAIMTIEDIVEIYDMRIMAECTALDFGFSNIVANDLAQMHDLVSTMEQATDPHQLSELNERFHHLLYSKAKRPRLLALIKSLHDSVDRHLRFLLTNLDYHKKSQQDHKRIVKACAQGDREAAKQYLAEHLAEGRDSIVTFLETRRRQDAP, translated from the coding sequence ATGGTGGCAAACTCTCTCGATAGCTTTATCGTTCCTGACAAACATCGCCATAAAACCGCGATGGATTATGTAGTCGAGTCGCTACGGGAAGGCATACTTTCTGGCGCAATAGCCGAAGGCACGGCTTTGCGCCAAGAAGAGCTCGCCTCAAAATTCGGTTTGAGTCGAATGCCGGTAAGGGACGCCATAAGGCAATTGGAGGCCGAAGGGCTTGTTACCTATGAAGTCCATAAAGGCGCATCTGTAGCGATCATGACGATTGAAGATATTGTCGAGATCTATGACATGCGGATCATGGCAGAATGCACAGCCCTGGATTTTGGTTTTTCCAATATTGTAGCGAATGATCTGGCGCAGATGCATGACCTCGTGTCTACAATGGAGCAGGCAACAGATCCGCACCAGCTTAGCGAACTAAATGAAAGGTTTCATCACCTTCTTTATTCAAAAGCCAAACGCCCCAGGCTACTTGCATTGATTAAGTCCCTTCATGACTCGGTGGATCGCCATCTTCGTTTTTTGTTGACAAATCTCGACTACCACAAGAAATCGCAACAGGATCACAAACGAATTGTGAAAGCGTGCGCTCAGGGTGATCGCGAAGCCGCCAAGCAATATTTGGCCGAGCACCTTGCCGAGGGACGAGATTCAATCGTTACGTTTCTGGAGACACGGCGTCGACAGGACGCGCCTTAA
- a CDS encoding D-alanine--D-alanine ligase family protein, with amino-acid sequence MKQNVIALVFGGRSSEHSVALRSASMIHAALMALGHRVHCVGIDREGSWRYQGEPCQFPGEVDRSAPLISIRPGHPSLSYTTQGSDTVEIAIDLLFPALHGRWGEDGTIQGLAAMCGLPCVGSGVLGSAMSMDKDVTKRMLQSSGLVVGPWRAMNFMRPWEELVECLGSSTLFVKPANSGSSIGVSKVSNALEYAEAFAIAACQDAKVLVEAEICGREIECGVLELEEGLIASVVGEILKKEGQAYYDYQAKYDSKSGADIRVPSLLAPDIVERIQDLSVQAFRCLELKGYARVDFFLTEDGAIILNEVNTLPGFTGSSMYPKMFECSGYPPEKLVGALVEYALSSASKDRFKARPVDAVSPET; translated from the coding sequence ATGAAACAAAATGTGATCGCATTGGTTTTTGGGGGGAGGAGCTCAGAGCACTCAGTGGCGCTCCGCTCCGCTTCTATGATTCACGCGGCGCTAATGGCCCTCGGTCACCGTGTGCACTGTGTGGGGATAGATCGTGAGGGGAGCTGGAGATATCAGGGGGAGCCGTGCCAGTTTCCAGGCGAGGTTGATCGGTCGGCGCCTTTGATTTCAATACGTCCAGGTCATCCCTCGCTCTCGTACACAACTCAAGGGAGCGACACGGTGGAGATTGCGATCGATCTGCTCTTTCCGGCACTGCATGGTCGGTGGGGGGAGGATGGGACGATTCAAGGATTGGCAGCGATGTGCGGTTTGCCTTGTGTGGGCTCCGGGGTGCTGGGTTCAGCAATGTCCATGGATAAGGATGTTACGAAGAGAATGCTCCAGTCTTCTGGGCTAGTTGTGGGGCCATGGAGGGCCATGAATTTCATGCGCCCCTGGGAAGAACTGGTCGAGTGCCTGGGTAGCAGCACGCTCTTCGTGAAGCCCGCTAATTCGGGGTCATCGATTGGTGTATCTAAGGTATCCAATGCCTTGGAGTATGCTGAGGCATTTGCTATTGCAGCATGTCAAGACGCAAAGGTGCTTGTGGAGGCTGAAATCTGTGGAAGAGAGATAGAGTGTGGTGTGCTCGAACTTGAGGAAGGCTTGATCGCCTCGGTGGTGGGTGAAATACTTAAAAAGGAAGGGCAGGCATATTACGATTATCAGGCGAAATATGATTCTAAAAGCGGAGCAGATATTCGTGTGCCAAGCTTATTGGCACCGGACATTGTCGAACGCATTCAGGATTTATCCGTTCAAGCATTCAGATGCCTTGAACTGAAGGGATACGCCAGGGTGGATTTTTTCTTGACAGAGGATGGTGCAATTATTCTCAATGAGGTCAATACGTTACCCGGATTTACAGGTTCCAGTATGTACCCGAAAATGTTTGAGTGCTCCGGCTATCCCCCTGAGAAGCTAGTAGGAGCGCTGGTGGAATATGCGCTCTCGTCAGCATCGAAGGACCGTTTTAAGGCGCGTCCTGTCGACGCCGTGTCTCCAGAAACGTAA
- a CDS encoding B12-binding domain/radical SAM domain-containing protein, whose amino-acid sequence MALEITNGGSLGERSCESLNAAPDLQIRAIAISAPECISGYKSGRALNSTDPVSLFNACRCAASLAQERKGAWANSNWGRPDKKLREHFLLMYSLDDMHRLENLIQVSLPNILFIGAMTLCMPGAVKCAKLARKMLGDRALIILGGRHINETIYLSDERRRSPSVVKHHRASPGRLIRELEIPPLFDVIISGEAEKLIAEIGELFSRSNHNPTTFIAENLDTKTEGRWIADFPRIDKTLVSDGNPLQHDELPSVVGTFGVTASFDVFQGRMTSHIFSDTGPGCIYDCTFCSERRSIVGNIQEIQGAPRRLYNQLKETISAVKQDHPNKGASAFVEDSILLSGSPVAITQLCQLLEKDPLEIIFGGQFTIDQILRKKDLIQRLAKCGLRYVFIGLETLEPQEIGGMSKDVDGKKRTWKDRFIQALDFMAANHIDCGCALLFGLGEAHTSRRSLLNGLIALKRETGQPVALSANWAVQHPLRSCRESENENYLRWGTPEGELLEYFHRFGEASHEYPLPNVSPPQTSEVKEIIHLLNEFEAIDV is encoded by the coding sequence ATGGCTTTAGAAATCACCAACGGGGGGAGCCTGGGCGAGCGTTCTTGCGAGTCCCTAAACGCCGCGCCGGATCTCCAGATCAGAGCGATCGCGATCTCAGCACCAGAATGCATCAGCGGCTACAAATCAGGCAGGGCCTTGAACAGCACCGACCCTGTCAGCCTATTTAACGCATGCCGCTGCGCGGCAAGCCTTGCGCAAGAAAGGAAAGGCGCTTGGGCAAACAGCAATTGGGGGCGACCTGACAAAAAGCTGAGAGAACACTTTTTGCTCATGTACTCACTGGATGACATGCATCGTCTCGAAAACTTAATACAAGTATCTCTTCCCAATATTCTGTTCATTGGTGCCATGACGCTCTGCATGCCTGGTGCAGTGAAATGTGCAAAACTCGCAAGAAAGATGCTCGGCGATAGAGCACTCATCATACTGGGTGGGCGACATATAAATGAAACGATCTACCTTTCTGACGAAAGAAGAAGATCACCTTCCGTTGTCAAACACCATCGAGCCTCGCCGGGGCGCCTTATTAGAGAGCTTGAGATCCCCCCACTTTTCGACGTCATAATTTCCGGCGAAGCGGAAAAGTTGATTGCAGAGATCGGAGAGCTTTTTAGTCGCTCCAATCATAACCCTACGACGTTCATTGCAGAAAATCTGGATACGAAAACCGAAGGGCGATGGATCGCTGACTTCCCGCGTATCGATAAAACACTTGTAAGTGATGGCAACCCCCTGCAGCACGACGAACTGCCCTCGGTAGTCGGTACGTTTGGGGTTACCGCTTCGTTTGATGTTTTCCAAGGACGCATGACCTCACATATTTTTAGCGATACTGGTCCTGGGTGCATCTATGACTGCACTTTCTGCAGTGAACGCCGGAGCATTGTTGGAAACATTCAAGAAATTCAAGGCGCCCCACGACGACTGTACAACCAACTCAAAGAGACAATTAGCGCAGTAAAGCAAGATCATCCCAACAAGGGAGCAAGTGCATTCGTCGAAGATTCGATACTCCTTAGCGGCAGCCCAGTCGCAATTACTCAATTATGTCAATTGCTTGAGAAAGACCCGCTAGAAATCATTTTTGGTGGCCAATTCACGATTGATCAGATTCTTAGAAAAAAGGACTTAATTCAACGGCTAGCCAAATGTGGTCTGAGGTATGTCTTCATCGGGCTCGAAACGCTTGAACCACAAGAAATTGGAGGTATGAGCAAAGACGTTGACGGCAAAAAACGAACGTGGAAAGACCGATTCATACAAGCTCTGGACTTTATGGCAGCAAACCACATCGATTGCGGGTGCGCATTACTGTTTGGCTTGGGTGAAGCGCATACCAGCCGCCGAAGTTTACTGAATGGTCTCATAGCGCTTAAGCGGGAGACCGGACAGCCTGTTGCCCTAAGCGCAAACTGGGCAGTCCAGCACCCCCTGCGGAGTTGCCGCGAAAGCGAAAATGAAAATTACTTACGCTGGGGCACTCCCGAAGGTGAACTGCTTGAATATTTCCACAGATTCGGTGAAGCCTCCCACGAGTACCCTTTACCCAATGTCTCTCCACCTCAGACTAGCGAAGTTAAAGAAATAATCCATCTCCTCAATGAGTTCGAGGCAATCGATGTCTGA
- a CDS encoding PLP-dependent transferase, giving the protein MTLSKLAQVGLFPVGEIQSTQTPAMECTSYLVDSFDQLPPINEESLADTDNDLFNGLYYGGVDTPTTRQLSQRVANIEKGKFAVLTPSGQSAFNLLLSTFVKPGDHVLAGDTTVYSTQWLLTYFEKIGVKIEYFTPNDAATLKNKLTLKTKLIIFENPGAFMYEVMDIRAIVKSRHDHPALIVADNTWAASVFHHPLSLGADISLISMSKYHGAIEGISLGALTTKRKDLYLNLKITSALMGNHVSSQACSAAIRSISTLGARLSFQMSTTRKVLRSLQPMPLLKQVIHPILQNTELHLQNSMITGFNSLLTAEFSCSRDELISRLNRLNVIKIGYGWGGAISIINIIDTQNMPSAKRLGINSECARIYLGLEDPDELIRDLSNAFTH; this is encoded by the coding sequence ATGACGCTTAGCAAACTGGCACAGGTTGGCCTATTCCCTGTAGGAGAAATCCAATCAACACAAACGCCAGCTATGGAGTGCACCAGCTATTTAGTTGACAGCTTTGATCAGCTGCCACCTATCAATGAGGAAAGCCTGGCAGATACAGACAACGATCTTTTCAATGGCCTGTACTATGGCGGCGTTGATACTCCAACGACCCGCCAACTCTCTCAGCGGGTGGCCAACATTGAAAAGGGCAAATTCGCAGTCTTAACACCCTCCGGGCAATCCGCCTTCAACCTACTGCTATCAACATTTGTAAAACCAGGTGATCACGTACTTGCTGGAGACACCACCGTTTACTCCACACAGTGGCTGCTGACTTACTTTGAAAAGATAGGCGTAAAAATTGAATACTTCACACCCAACGACGCCGCCACTCTAAAGAACAAATTAACCCTAAAGACAAAATTAATCATTTTTGAAAACCCCGGCGCATTCATGTATGAGGTCATGGATATTCGAGCAATTGTCAAATCACGACACGATCATCCAGCGTTAATTGTCGCCGACAACACATGGGCAGCATCAGTATTTCACCATCCCTTATCACTCGGCGCGGATATCAGCTTGATATCAATGAGCAAATACCACGGGGCGATAGAGGGCATATCTCTCGGAGCACTAACAACTAAGCGAAAAGATTTGTATTTAAACTTGAAAATCACATCCGCACTAATGGGCAACCATGTGAGCTCACAAGCCTGCTCAGCAGCAATTCGATCAATTAGCACACTGGGCGCTCGCCTATCGTTCCAAATGAGCACAACTCGCAAGGTGCTTCGAAGCCTCCAGCCAATGCCCCTTTTAAAACAAGTGATACATCCCATTCTCCAGAACACTGAGCTCCACCTACAAAACTCCATGATCACTGGATTCAACAGCCTACTCACCGCTGAGTTTTCATGCTCTCGTGACGAACTGATATCTCGCCTAAACCGCCTAAACGTAATAAAGATAGGCTACGGATGGGGCGGTGCAATAAGCATCATTAATATTATTGATACTCAAAACATGCCATCAGCAAAACGACTAGGTATTAACAGTGAATGCGCAAGGATATACCTCGGCCTTGAAGATCCAGATGAGTTAATTCGCGACCTTTCTAACGCATTCACCCACTAG
- a CDS encoding LPD16 domain-containing protein, with product MHKITTHENFAFSEDELKNNIFSFMNASPSDSVHIMAGHFMLFYDKQSDRLAPGVFEDIQDPILKSQVKQRVGIFPTYSWKLAIELAEHHIVSNNKNAKLLLLINDWQYVPSGDSACDYRTEFYNSFKELPRSYLAHLNSSSIVTTQNITCSRRHALCFPETWLKNRFQNEASRLVKQGKLAKRYIPEQPDMSEISFTDASGTSLPLVSCGMTGCAGEITEMISEAYRAGARLLILLAPNECHAPIRKGVEIALSLYDFEPLSVLVADLGGSGELTTDYIYSKGIHIATYRT from the coding sequence ATGCACAAAATAACAACACATGAAAACTTCGCATTCAGCGAAGATGAGCTTAAAAACAACATTTTCAGCTTCATGAATGCCTCCCCCTCAGATTCCGTTCACATTATGGCCGGCCACTTCATGCTATTTTATGACAAGCAGAGTGATCGACTAGCGCCCGGCGTTTTCGAAGACATACAAGACCCCATATTGAAATCACAAGTCAAACAACGGGTGGGCATATTTCCCACCTACTCTTGGAAATTAGCAATAGAGCTCGCAGAACACCATATAGTGAGCAACAACAAAAACGCGAAACTGCTCCTTTTAATTAACGACTGGCAATACGTCCCAAGCGGCGATTCGGCTTGCGACTACAGGACCGAATTTTACAATAGCTTCAAGGAACTTCCAAGAAGCTACCTTGCGCATCTTAACTCTTCCTCAATCGTCACCACCCAAAATATTACATGCAGCCGCAGACACGCACTTTGCTTCCCTGAGACCTGGTTGAAGAACCGTTTTCAAAATGAGGCCTCACGACTGGTAAAGCAAGGAAAACTCGCGAAACGATATATTCCAGAGCAACCAGACATGTCCGAAATCTCATTCACTGACGCTTCTGGTACCTCTTTACCGCTGGTCAGTTGCGGGATGACTGGCTGCGCAGGTGAAATAACTGAGATGATTTCCGAAGCCTACAGAGCAGGCGCTCGACTTTTGATTCTTCTCGCCCCAAATGAATGCCACGCCCCCATAAGAAAAGGCGTCGAAATCGCCCTTTCACTTTACGACTTCGAACCGTTAAGCGTATTGGTGGCAGATCTGGGAGGTAGTGGGGAGCTTACGACCGATTATATATATAGCAAAGGCATCCATATCGCCACCTATAGAACTTGA
- a CDS encoding cysteine desulfurase family protein — MPSNSLIYLDAAATTPCADDVIKEMIKFNKSNYGNPSSTHILGRLARSAILESASHISELIGCTSAEIIFTSGATESNNIAILGSAPPDSNSNIIICPIDHKSSLLAAEELEKRNVEIRRMKVDSNGRVNLPHLHSLLDTNTSLLSISYVNSEIGTFQNLVEIKKALEKSNALFHIDAAQALGKLPINVKQLGVDCASISAHKIEGPKGIGALYVSSSCMSRLRPLTFGGGQSSLRSGTLPTQLIAGFGAAARRLKSKDYPASWAAAKQLRDAILETLNKHQISYVINSPDNVSTPHILNISLPAIRSETLISCLRNVCISSGSACNSNNLAPSYVITGIGHDAIRANSAIRFSFTSDMDIKTVRKGAESLSQTVLQLTQLNNRNK; from the coding sequence ATGCCATCGAACTCATTAATCTATTTAGATGCAGCAGCCACTACTCCGTGCGCCGATGATGTCATAAAAGAAATGATCAAATTCAATAAATCTAACTACGGAAATCCCTCCTCCACACACATTTTAGGCAGACTTGCACGGAGCGCCATCCTTGAAAGCGCTTCACATATTTCTGAGCTAATAGGCTGCACATCAGCTGAAATAATTTTCACATCAGGCGCCACAGAAAGCAATAACATCGCGATTCTTGGGAGCGCCCCACCCGACTCAAACAGCAATATAATCATCTGCCCCATTGACCATAAATCCAGCCTTTTAGCCGCCGAAGAATTGGAAAAGCGCAACGTAGAAATACGACGAATGAAAGTCGATTCAAACGGCCGTGTCAATTTACCCCACCTACACAGTCTGCTGGATACCAATACATCACTACTTTCCATATCCTACGTAAACTCTGAAATAGGTACATTTCAAAACCTTGTAGAAATAAAAAAGGCATTAGAAAAATCAAATGCATTGTTCCATATCGATGCCGCTCAAGCTCTCGGCAAACTTCCTATAAACGTGAAACAACTTGGCGTGGATTGCGCTTCGATTTCAGCCCATAAAATTGAAGGCCCCAAGGGCATAGGTGCGCTCTATGTTTCTTCATCTTGTATGTCTCGTTTGCGCCCTCTAACATTTGGCGGCGGTCAATCTTCACTCCGCAGTGGAACACTTCCCACTCAACTGATCGCCGGATTCGGTGCTGCGGCACGCCGATTAAAGAGCAAGGATTACCCTGCCTCATGGGCTGCAGCGAAACAACTGAGAGATGCAATCCTTGAAACACTAAACAAGCATCAGATCTCTTACGTAATTAACTCTCCAGACAACGTATCAACACCTCACATCTTGAATATTTCCCTTCCCGCGATCCGCTCAGAAACCTTGATCAGCTGCTTGAGAAACGTCTGCATCTCTTCCGGCTCCGCCTGCAACTCTAACAATCTTGCCCCCTCTTACGTCATCACTGGCATTGGGCACGACGCAATAAGAGCCAATAGCGCGATCCGCTTTTCCTTTACCAGCGACATGGACATCAAAACCGTTCGAAAAGGCGCAGAGTCGCTTTCACAAACAGTGCTGCAGCTTACCCAGCTAAACAATAGGAACAAATAA
- a CDS encoding D-alanine--D-alanine ligase family protein: MNEYIAIITGGDSSEREVSLQTSQAVSQSLEISQIRHEIFTISDYRELLRLDLAKFTRVFLALHGGFGENGMAQAYLEGQGIPYNGPSPQTSAICMNKLLTKHIAMGLGINVANYLYSRRGDDLCVEKINEQLGTPCIVKPNREGCSFGVSLVRDLETDLQDAINAAAQFHTGVLVEEFISGPELSVCYFNKATLPIYSLAFESEFFSYEAKFISSKTTATLTTLDRTTHQQLNNYCFAIAEALELDYFRADFIIHNTEPYLIELNTLPGLTSHSLFPKACQQHGIEFDKLVLLLNNLEPSQYC, encoded by the coding sequence ATGAATGAGTATATCGCAATTATAACGGGCGGAGACTCCTCGGAGCGGGAGGTTTCTCTTCAAACTTCCCAAGCTGTCTCACAATCGTTAGAAATTTCTCAAATCCGCCATGAGATCTTCACCATATCGGACTATAGAGAATTGCTTCGTTTAGACCTTGCCAAATTTACTAGAGTCTTCTTGGCGCTTCATGGCGGCTTCGGCGAAAACGGGATGGCACAAGCATATTTAGAAGGGCAAGGCATCCCATATAATGGGCCCTCCCCACAAACCAGCGCAATTTGCATGAACAAGCTTCTAACAAAACATATTGCAATGGGTCTAGGAATCAATGTCGCAAACTATCTCTATTCGAGGAGGGGTGACGACCTCTGTGTTGAGAAAATCAATGAGCAACTAGGGACACCCTGCATTGTCAAACCGAACCGTGAGGGATGTAGCTTCGGCGTATCGCTGGTCCGCGATCTCGAAACAGACCTCCAGGATGCGATCAACGCAGCAGCACAATTCCACACCGGAGTTTTAGTAGAAGAATTCATAAGTGGGCCGGAGCTATCTGTGTGCTATTTCAACAAAGCCACGCTACCTATCTATTCACTTGCATTCGAAAGTGAATTCTTCTCTTATGAAGCAAAATTCATATCCAGCAAGACGACTGCCACCCTCACCACCTTGGACAGGACTACCCACCAACAACTCAACAACTATTGCTTTGCTATCGCCGAGGCACTTGAGCTTGATTACTTTCGGGCAGACTTCATCATCCACAACACCGAGCCATACCTTATTGAACTCAACACGCTCCCCGGACTGACAAGCCACAGTCTTTTTCCTAAGGCATGCCAGCAGCATGGCATCGAATTTGATAAATTGGTACTTCTCTTAAATAACTTGGAACCTAGCCAATACTGCTGA
- the flhB gene encoding flagellar biosynthesis protein FlhB, with translation MAESESGQDKTEDPTDKRKRDAREKGEIARSKELNTVAVTLAGAGGLLAFGGHLAETLLEMMRLNFSLTREVIVDEGAMGAFLLASGKMAIWAVQPVLILLFVVAFIAPIALGGFLFSGSLLQPKFSRMNPLAGIKRMFSMNALTELLKAVAKFIVILVVALVVLANDRQALLAIANEPLDQAIIHSVQVVGWSALWMSAGLLLIAAADVPFQLWQTHKKLKMTKQEVKDEYKDSEGKPEVKQRIRQLQREVSQRRMMAAVPDADVIITNPTHYAVALQYDPEKGGVAPLLLAKGTDFIALKIREIGVEHKVQILESPALARAIYYSTEIEQEIPAGLYLAVAQVLAYVFQIRQYRSGKGKRPEPLKEDLPIPPDLRRDS, from the coding sequence ATGGCTGAGAGCGAGAGTGGTCAGGACAAGACAGAAGACCCCACCGACAAACGCAAGCGCGACGCGCGCGAAAAAGGTGAGATCGCCCGGTCCAAGGAGCTGAACACGGTGGCGGTGACCCTGGCGGGTGCCGGCGGTTTGCTGGCGTTTGGCGGGCACCTGGCCGAGACGCTGCTGGAAATGATGCGCCTCAACTTCAGCCTGACCCGTGAAGTGATCGTCGACGAGGGTGCCATGGGCGCCTTCTTGCTGGCCTCGGGCAAGATGGCGATCTGGGCAGTGCAGCCGGTGCTGATCTTGCTGTTCGTGGTGGCGTTCATTGCGCCGATTGCGCTGGGCGGTTTTCTGTTCTCCGGCAGCCTGCTGCAGCCAAAATTCAGCCGCATGAACCCGCTGGCGGGGATCAAGCGCATGTTCTCTATGAATGCCCTGACCGAGCTGCTCAAGGCCGTTGCCAAGTTCATCGTCATCCTGGTGGTGGCGTTGGTGGTGCTGGCCAACGACCGCCAGGCGTTGCTGGCGATCGCCAACGAGCCGCTGGACCAGGCGATCATCCATAGCGTCCAGGTGGTAGGGTGGAGTGCATTGTGGATGTCGGCGGGGCTGTTGCTGATTGCCGCAGCAGACGTGCCGTTCCAGCTTTGGCAGACGCACAAGAAGCTGAAGATGACCAAGCAGGAGGTCAAGGACGAGTACAAGGACAGCGAAGGCAAGCCTGAGGTCAAGCAACGGATTCGCCAGTTGCAGCGCGAGGTGTCGCAGCGGCGCATGATGGCTGCCGTACCCGATGCGGATGTGATCATCACCAACCCGACCCACTATGCCGTGGCGCTGCAGTATGACCCCGAGAAGGGTGGGGTGGCACCGCTGCTGCTGGCCAAGGGTACGGATTTCATTGCTTTGAAAATTCGCGAGATCGGGGTCGAGCACAAGGTGCAGATTCTCGAGTCGCCTGCGCTGGCGCGTGCGATCTACTACTCCACCGAAATCGAGCAGGAGATTCCCGCAGGGTTGTACCTCGCGGTGGCGCAGGTGCTGGCGTATGTGTTCCAGATCCGTCAGTACCGGTCCGGCAAGGGCAAGCGGCCGGAGCCGTTGAAGGAAGATTTGCCGATACCGCCGGATTTGCGGCGTGATAGCTGA
- the fliR gene encoding flagellar biosynthetic protein FliR, which translates to MLELTDAQIGTWVATFILPLFRVTAVLMTMPIFGTRMLPARIRLYAAVAITVVIVPALPPLPEFDPLSLRGLLLCGEQIIVGALFGFSLQLLFQAFVIAGQIIAIQMGMAFASMVDPANGVNVAVVSQFMTMLVSVLFLVMNGHLVVFEVLTESFTTLPVGNALVVNHFWEMAGRLSWVFGAGLLLILPAIAALLVVNIAFGVMTRAAPQLNIFSIGFPLTLVLGMGIFWVGLADVLSHYQALASEALQWLRELARAR; encoded by the coding sequence ATGCTGGAGCTGACCGACGCACAGATCGGCACCTGGGTCGCCACCTTCATCCTGCCGCTGTTCCGGGTGACGGCGGTGCTGATGACCATGCCTATCTTCGGTACCCGCATGCTGCCGGCGCGCATTCGCCTGTACGCGGCAGTGGCCATTACCGTGGTGATCGTGCCGGCGTTACCGCCGTTGCCTGAATTCGACCCACTGAGTTTGCGTGGCTTGTTGTTGTGCGGTGAGCAGATCATCGTCGGAGCGTTGTTCGGTTTTTCGCTGCAGTTGCTGTTCCAGGCGTTCGTCATTGCCGGGCAGATCATCGCGATACAGATGGGTATGGCTTTCGCATCGATGGTCGACCCGGCCAACGGCGTCAACGTGGCGGTGGTCAGCCAGTTCATGACCATGCTGGTGAGCGTGCTGTTCCTGGTGATGAACGGCCATCTGGTCGTGTTTGAAGTGCTGACCGAAAGCTTTACCACCTTGCCGGTAGGCAACGCACTTGTGGTCAACCACTTTTGGGAGATGGCTGGGCGCCTTAGCTGGGTATTTGGTGCCGGCCTGCTACTTATCCTGCCGGCAATCGCCGCGCTACTGGTGGTGAACATTGCGTTTGGCGTGATGACCCGCGCCGCGCCGCAGTTGAACATCTTCTCTATCGGTTTCCCGCTGACACTGGTGCTGGGTATGGGCATCTTCTGGGTGGGCCTGGCCGATGTACTTTCCCACTACCAGGCATTGGCCAGCGAAGCGCTGCAATGGCTGCGTGAACTGGCGAGGGCGCGCTGA
- the fliQ gene encoding flagellar biosynthesis protein FliQ, with protein MTPEVAVDLFRDALWLTTLMVAILVVPSLLVGLVVAMFQAATQINEQTLSFLPRLLVMLVTLIVAGPWLTQKFMEYITGLYTSIPQLIG; from the coding sequence ATGACCCCTGAAGTTGCCGTCGACCTGTTCCGCGACGCCCTGTGGCTGACCACGCTGATGGTAGCCATCCTGGTGGTGCCGAGCCTGCTGGTCGGCCTGGTGGTGGCGATGTTCCAGGCCGCTACGCAGATCAACGAACAGACCCTGAGCTTCCTGCCGCGCCTGCTGGTGATGCTGGTGACACTGATCGTCGCCGGGCCGTGGCTTACGCAGAAGTTCATGGAATACATCACGGGCCTGTACACCAGCATCCCGCAGCTGATCGGTTGA
- the fliP gene encoding flagellar type III secretion system pore protein FliP (The bacterial flagellar biogenesis protein FliP forms a type III secretion system (T3SS)-type pore required for flagellar assembly.): MSGALRTLSGLLLMLALLLAAPLALAADPLSIPAITLSNGPDGQQEYSVSLQILLIMTALSFIPAFVILMTSFTRIIIVFSILRQALGLQQTPSNQVLTGMALFLTMFIMAPVFDRVNQDALQPYLKEQMTAQQAIDKAQGPLKDFMLAQTRQSDLDLFMRLSKRTDIAGPDQVPLTILVPAFVTSELKTAFQIGFMIFIPFLIIDMVVASVLMAMGMMMLSPLIISLPFKIMLFVLVDGWALIMGTLAGSFGGV; this comes from the coding sequence ATGAGCGGCGCGCTACGTACCCTGTCGGGCCTGTTGTTGATGCTGGCGCTGCTGTTGGCCGCGCCGCTGGCCTTGGCCGCCGACCCGCTGTCGATCCCGGCCATTACCTTGTCCAACGGCCCGGACGGGCAGCAGGAATACTCGGTCAGCCTGCAGATCCTGTTGATCATGACGGCGCTGAGTTTCATACCTGCGTTCGTCATCCTGATGACCAGCTTCACCCGAATCATCATCGTGTTCTCGATCCTGCGCCAGGCCCTGGGCTTGCAGCAGACACCGTCGAACCAGGTGCTGACCGGCATGGCGCTGTTCCTGACGATGTTCATCATGGCCCCGGTGTTCGACCGGGTGAACCAGGATGCACTGCAGCCGTACCTTAAGGAGCAGATGACCGCCCAGCAGGCGATCGACAAGGCCCAGGGGCCGCTCAAGGACTTCATGCTGGCGCAGACCCGGCAGAGCGACCTTGACCTGTTCATGCGCCTGTCCAAGCGCACCGATATCGCCGGGCCTGATCAGGTACCTTTGACCATCCTGGTGCCAGCGTTCGTCACCTCGGAGCTCAAGACGGCGTTCCAGATCGGTTTCATGATCTTCATTCCGTTCCTGATCATCGATATGGTGGTCGCCAGCGTGCTGATGGCCATGGGTATGATGATGCTGTCGCCGTTGATCATCTCGCTGCCGTTCAAGATCATGCTGTTCGTTCTGGTCGATGGCTGGGCGCTGATCATGGGCACCCTGGCCGGCAGTTTCGGCGGCGTCTGA